The following is a genomic window from Sutcliffiella horikoshii.
ATAAGTTACCGCTAATACTAATCTTGTTTCCCAATAACAAAACAAAAACCCCTACTCCTAAAAGTAGAGGTCAAAGTCTATCTAAATATCTTGCTTTCATTGTCCAAACCAAACATCTGCCAAAATCTGATATGATTTTAACCTTGCTTGCTGGTCATAAACATGAGTATTCACAATTAGTTCATCTGCTTGTGTTTCTTCCAGTATTGCTTCAAGCTTTTTCCTAACTGTTTCTGCATTACCTGTAACTGTATATTTCAACTGTTGGTCAACCACATGCTTCTCATACTCACTCCAGAGAGAGTCCATATCTTCTACTGGTGGCTTTAACTGGCCTGGGTTGCCACGGATCAGATTGAGGAACTGTTGCTGAATAGATGTTGCTAAGTATTCGGCTTCCTCATCACTATCGGCGGCAATTACGTTCACGCCAATCATGGCATACGGCTTTTCCAAATGCTCAGATGATTTAAAAGAACTGCGATAGATTTGGAGTGCAGGCAGCGTGTAATCTGGTGAAAAATGACTGGCAAAAGCAAAAGGCAATCCTTGTTCTGCAGAAAGCTTTGCGCTGAATCCGCTTGAACCGAGCAACCAAATTGGAACATCCAATCCCTCTCCAGGTACCGCTTTTACTCTAGTGGTTCCATCAGGGTGAAAATAGGAACGTAATTCCGCTAACTGATTAGGGAAATCCTCTCCTCCTGTTTTGCGTTCTCGTCTAAGCGCCGCCGCAGTAAGTTGGTCACTTCCTGGTGCCCGGCCGAGGCCAAGATCGATTCTCCCAGGATACAAGGATTCCAACGTCCCAAACTGTTCTGCAATGACAAGCGGGGCATGATTAGGGAGCATAATGCCGCCGGACCCTACTCTTATTGATTTTGTCGAACCTGCTATATGTCCGATCACGACAGAAGTGGCAGAGCTTGCGATTCCCCTCATATTATGGTGCTCGGCAAGCCAATAGCGGTTAAATCCTAATCTTTCCACGTGTTGTGCAAGCTCCACACTGTTTTTAAAAGATGTTTGAGCATTACTTCCTTCTACAATTGGTGCCAGATCCAAGACAGATAATGGTATCTGGTTAATTTGTACGGTCATTATTTATTCTCCTTTCTTACTTTGGAGCATTATCGAATTCTTCTTTTATTTTCTTAAGAAGCTCTTGTTTCGTTAAAAGTTCATATGCGGTCGATGCCATTGCTTTTGCTCCAAGGATCATCGCTTCTTTCCCTTGCTCACTCAATGCCGCATCACGGAATTCAGTGGTATGGCAACTATATAATTCATTACAGATTTTAATGTACGGATGAATGGAGGGAACTACTAGACTTACATTTCCCATATCCAGTGAGCCAGATCCATCTCTGTTTTCAACAATCTCTTCAGAGTCCACTCCAAGTGAAATCAATTGTTCTGTAAAAATATTTGACAGTGTTTCGTTGGTCACCATGTTATCGTACGATAATTCATAGTTGGACATTTTCATGGAAGCTCCAGTAATCATCGCTGCGCCTTCTGCTATAGATTTCACTTTTTCTACCAATTCATTCACATAACTGCGTGTTTTGGCGCGAACGTAAAATTGAGCGACAGCATAATCTGGCACCACATTGGCAGCTTTTCCGCCTTCAGGAATGATCCCATGAATACGGGTATCACTTGTAACATGTTGTCTCAGTGCATTGATGCCATTAAATGTCTGAATCACAGCATCCAATGCATTTATTCCTTTTTCAGGGTTTGCCGCTGCATGGGCAGGTTTCCCAAAGAATTCAAATTGGATAGCATCCATCGCAAGCGAGGAACCACTTTTCACATAGGAATGCAATGGGTGGACCATCATGGCTACGTCTAATTTATCAAAGACACCCTGCTCCGCCATTGTTACCTTGCCGCCTTTTGTCTCTTCGGCAGGAGTACCGTAGACAATCACTTTGCCTCCTGTTTCTTGGATTACTTTACTAGTGGCAATCCCTGCTGCTATCCCCATCGTACCTATTAAATTATGACCGCAAGCATGTCCAATCTCAGGTAGCGCGTCATATTCACACATAAATCCGATAGTTGGACCCGGTTTCCCACTGTCAAAAACAGCCTCAAAAGCAGTTGGCAGGTCCCAAATTCCCATTTTCACATTAAAACCGTGTTCAGAAAGTTTATCTGAAAGGACTTTGGCTGATTTGAATTCCTCATGTCCAAGTTCAGGATTTTCTCCTATATATGTACTAATCTCATAAAAATCATTTTTATGTGAATCAAGGAAATCTGATATGATTTGCTTCATTTATTAATCCCCTTTGGACAATTTATTTAGTGAATGGAAATATAGTAACATGAAGTTTCTTCAAATAATAATATTTTGCCTCAAAATAAATAAGGGAGCTTCCACCTTTTATTGGAAGCTCCTTCAACACTATACTCTTCTCATCTGAAAGACATCTAATCCATTTTTCCATAGTGTCTGTAATAATGCCACTTTAGGAGACAGTCTTGGATTTGTTTGCTTGCCTTTCCCTATTCGCTCTAACTGATTGCTATACCACGTTAATTCTAGCATAGCGGTTTGATCCACGAGTTTTATTCCTGTTTTTCTTGGTGCTAGTTCTATAGAATCCCTTTTACCTTGTAGAAGTTCCTTAGGGAGATAAGGATAGACGGCCATCGGGCGAGCCAAGCCTATCATCGATGTTGCCCCTTCAAGGATTGCTTCCTTCATTCCGGTTAACGTTCTGAATCCTCCGGTGACAACAAGGGGGGCTTTTGTTACCTTTCTAGCTTCTGTTGCAAATTCAAGAAAGTACGCTTCCCTTCTTTTGGTGCTCTCTTTTACATTTACTCCCGTCATCTGCGGACTTTCATAGGAACCACCTGAAATTTCAATTAAGTCTATTCCCAGTTGGTCCAATGTTTGAATAACCTGTAATGCTTCTTCCTCTGAAAATCCGGCCTTCATAAAGTCTGCAGAATTAAGTTTAACTCCTATTGGGAAAGAGTCACCAACTTCTTCTCGAACCTTTTTATAGATTTCCAAAAGAAATCTCATGCGGTTTTCGAGTGAACCTCCCCACTTGTCTGTCCTTTTATTATGTCGGGGTGATAAAAACTGACTGATGAGATAACCATGCGCACCATGGAGCTGTACACCTGTAAATCCAGCTTTCTTGGCAATTATGGCTGTGTTGGCAAATCGTTGGATGATGTCTTTTATCTCTATTTCTTGCAGCTCCCTCGCTACAGGGAAGTAGCGTTGAAGCTTTGGATTAAACTCCACTTTGGACGGAGCCACCGCTTCTTTTACAATTCCTTTAAATACCTGTTTGCCTGGATGATTGATTTGCATCCAAAGGTGAGTTCCATTCTTTGTTCCCGCCTTTGCCCAACTCTTTAACAAATCTAAATCTTTTTCATTTTCCACAACGACGTTCCGGGGTTCACCAAGTGCACGTTTGTCGACCATGACATTGCCTGTCACAACAATACCTGCTTCACTTTCTGCCCATGTTTCATAAAGGCGAACCAGTTTTTTTGTTGGTCTGTTGTGTTCGTCTGCCATCCCTTCGCTCATCGCTGCTTTAAAAAATCTGTTTTTAATTTCAACCCCATTTGAAAGCAACAATTTGTCATGTAACTGTGTCATTCATTCATCTCCCCTACGCTTGTCCTTACATGGATATGAAAAAATGGTTGGAAGAACACTCCAACCATTCGTTTATTTGTTAAATTAGTATCTTAACGCGCCTGCACCTGCGATAATCAAAATAATGAAAAGCACTACAATCAGCGCAAATCCACCACCATAATTTCCACCTGACATACAATTCCCTCCTTCACGTAGACTACAATACAATTTATGCATCAAACTCGTCCTACGTATAGGCTATGGAATGTTTTTTAGGCAAGGAATGTTCTATAGTGGATTATGCCCAATTACCTTGGCGGAACAACGGTACTCTCTCTCCGTCCTTGGTGATCCCGTCAATATCCATGTCACTTGATCCGATCATGAAATCGACATGGGTTATGCTTGAATTTGCCCCTGCTGCTTCCAGTTCTTCTTCTGACATCTGTTTTCCACCTTCAAGTGCGAAAGAATATGCATTCCCAATCGCCAAATGATGAGATGCATTTTCATCAAATAACGTGTTATAGAAAATTAGATTGGTATTTGAAATAGGAGAGTCATGCGGTACAAGTGCTACTTCTCCTAAATAGTGGGATCCCTCATCCGTTTCAATCAATTTTTGTAAGGTTTCATATCCTTCTTCTGCTTCAAAAGAAACAATTTTCCCGTTTTCAAACGTAATCGAAAAATTGTCAATCATATTTCCGCCGTAGTTCAATGGCTTGGAACTTCTAACCGTCCCATTAACTCCTGTCTTAAGGGGCGTGGTGAAGACTTCTTCTGTCGGCATGTTGGCGATAAAGGCAACACCATTTTCATTAATACTTTCCGGACCAATCCACACATGCTTTTCAGCTAGCTCAATCGTTAAGTCCGTTCCTTCTGCTTTGTAATGAAGGGATTTAAACTTTTTGTTGTTAAGGAATTCCACTTTCTCACTAAGTTTTTCCTTGTGATCCATCCAAGCTTGGACTGGGTCTTCAAGATTTGCTCTTGTTGCATGAAAAATAGATTCCCATAATTTTTCTTCTTGTTCTTGTTCTGATAAATCAGGGAAAACTTTTGCGGACCAGCCTTTAGATGGAACAGCCACAATAGACCAGCTGATTTTATCAGCCATGACCATATTACGATAGCCTTTGGTTGCTTCACCTGCTGCCTTTTGTAAGTTTGCAATTTTAGATGCATCCACACCTTTAAGTAAATCAGGATTTACGGATGTGATAGCAAGCATTGCTGCTCCTTCTCCGAATGCCTTCTCAAGCATTTCGGCTCTCCAGCCAGGAAAATATTCGAATGATTCGTCTGGTGCTTTATCGTAACGGATTCTTGTTACTTGCTCATCGGTCCATTCAATCTGAACGAGTTTTGCTCCTGCTTCATAAGCTTTTTTTGTAACTAACCTAACGAAAGGTGCTGTTGCGATGTCAGCGTTTACAATTAGTGTTTGGCCTTTTTGTATATTTACTCCGACTTTTACGGCAAGTTCAGCGTATTTTTCCATGGTTGTGTGAAGATTGCTCATTATGTATACCCCCTAAGATTTTTCCTATGTTCCCAAAAAATATCATGTTCATTAGGATTTGTCTAGTTTTCTAACGCAAAAAGGCAGTAACCATAGTTGGTCCTGCCTAATTGTTGCATTTACTGTTGATCTCCGTTCCAGGTGCTTCGCTTTCCGCGGGCGGTCCGGGAGCCTCCTCACTTCGTTGCGGGGTCTTCCCTGTCCCTTCCTCCCGCAGGAGTCTTCGCACCTTACTCTACGATCAACATGGTATTTCGACAACATAATTTCTTCTTTTACTTATTCAAAACCGTATTCACTCTAGGAAGATTTGAGCTGAATAGTTTCATGCCGTGTTTGAATGCTGCTAGACCATAGAGCATGCTGCTCCAGTCGATTAGGGTTACTTTTGTTGGGTACCAACGGTTTGGCTGCTCAAGATGCCACCAGGATATGCGGTGTAGTCCGTATTTGTACGCCGCTTTGAATTTTTCTTCGTCCTCTTTATCCTCTTGGTTAGCGTACACATCATATGGGATATGCAAAGAATATTGTGCGTATAGATCATAGATTCCTGCAGGATACACAGGCAGATAGCCCCCAATAATGTAGGATGAGGCAATATTATGTGGAGCATCGTTAATTCTGTCAGCATGATAGCCATCGAATAGGCCGTCATTCGGGCCTGCACCATAGCCCCAAATATAAGATGGAACATCCTCGAGCTCTTTCCATTTCATTCTGTCAGCAAGACAAGCGTTCTTATAATACTCCAGATAAGTTGCACTTTCTGCATATTCAGGCACTAGATAATAAGGAAACTGTTGAACGAAGGATGATAAAAATGCACCGGGATGATCGTTTAGAACCGCAAGTCCACGAAACTCTTCTTGGGGAAGTTCCTTGATTTTTTCTTCTGCAAAATTGTTCAGCCAAAGTGCCTGGATGTTCTCATCATCTGATTTACCCAATAAAGCAAGGTAAGAGACCATTACATATTCATTATAGGCCGGTAGTGGGGCAATCCCTTCTCCGTCCTTAGCTATCATGTTAATGACACCTTTATCTTTATCTGCAACCACGATACTCCAATCTATAGAGTAAAGAAGTTTTTCTGCCATCTCCAGTATCCTTGGCTCTTTTTTCGCAAAATGATTTCCTGCAAATAGTGCACCTGTTAAGAGAAGGGTCGTATCTATT
Proteins encoded in this region:
- a CDS encoding YjcZ family sporulation protein, encoding MSGGNYGGGFALIVVLFIILIIAGAGALRY
- a CDS encoding aminopeptidase, with product MSNLHTTMEKYAELAVKVGVNIQKGQTLIVNADIATAPFVRLVTKKAYEAGAKLVQIEWTDEQVTRIRYDKAPDESFEYFPGWRAEMLEKAFGEGAAMLAITSVNPDLLKGVDASKIANLQKAAGEATKGYRNMVMADKISWSIVAVPSKGWSAKVFPDLSEQEQEEKLWESIFHATRANLEDPVQAWMDHKEKLSEKVEFLNNKKFKSLHYKAEGTDLTIELAEKHVWIGPESINENGVAFIANMPTEEVFTTPLKTGVNGTVRSSKPLNYGGNMIDNFSITFENGKIVSFEAEEGYETLQKLIETDEGSHYLGEVALVPHDSPISNTNLIFYNTLFDENASHHLAIGNAYSFALEGGKQMSEEELEAAGANSSITHVDFMIGSSDMDIDGITKDGERVPLFRQGNWA
- a CDS encoding M20 family metallopeptidase, with the protein product MKQIISDFLDSHKNDFYEISTYIGENPELGHEEFKSAKVLSDKLSEHGFNVKMGIWDLPTAFEAVFDSGKPGPTIGFMCEYDALPEIGHACGHNLIGTMGIAAGIATSKVIQETGGKVIVYGTPAEETKGGKVTMAEQGVFDKLDVAMMVHPLHSYVKSGSSLAMDAIQFEFFGKPAHAAANPEKGINALDAVIQTFNGINALRQHVTSDTRIHGIIPEGGKAANVVPDYAVAQFYVRAKTRSYVNELVEKVKSIAEGAAMITGASMKMSNYELSYDNMVTNETLSNIFTEQLISLGVDSEEIVENRDGSGSLDMGNVSLVVPSIHPYIKICNELYSCHTTEFRDAALSEQGKEAMILGAKAMASTAYELLTKQELLKKIKEEFDNAPK
- a CDS encoding LLM class flavin-dependent oxidoreductase, with product MTVQINQIPLSVLDLAPIVEGSNAQTSFKNSVELAQHVERLGFNRYWLAEHHNMRGIASSATSVVIGHIAGSTKSIRVGSGGIMLPNHAPLVIAEQFGTLESLYPGRIDLGLGRAPGSDQLTAAALRRERKTGGEDFPNQLAELRSYFHPDGTTRVKAVPGEGLDVPIWLLGSSGFSAKLSAEQGLPFAFASHFSPDYTLPALQIYRSSFKSSEHLEKPYAMIGVNVIAADSDEEAEYLATSIQQQFLNLIRGNPGQLKPPVEDMDSLWSEYEKHVVDQQLKYTVTGNAETVRKKLEAILEETQADELIVNTHVYDQQARLKSYQILADVWFGQ
- a CDS encoding NADH:flavin oxidoreductase/NADH oxidase family protein — translated: MTQLHDKLLLSNGVEIKNRFFKAAMSEGMADEHNRPTKKLVRLYETWAESEAGIVVTGNVMVDKRALGEPRNVVVENEKDLDLLKSWAKAGTKNGTHLWMQINHPGKQVFKGIVKEAVAPSKVEFNPKLQRYFPVARELQEIEIKDIIQRFANTAIIAKKAGFTGVQLHGAHGYLISQFLSPRHNKRTDKWGGSLENRMRFLLEIYKKVREEVGDSFPIGVKLNSADFMKAGFSEEEALQVIQTLDQLGIDLIEISGGSYESPQMTGVNVKESTKRREAYFLEFATEARKVTKAPLVVTGGFRTLTGMKEAILEGATSMIGLARPMAVYPYLPKELLQGKRDSIELAPRKTGIKLVDQTAMLELTWYSNQLERIGKGKQTNPRLSPKVALLQTLWKNGLDVFQMRRV